From a single Cyanobacteria bacterium QS_8_64_29 genomic region:
- a CDS encoding DUF1049 domain-containing protein, whose translation MRQINFALIFAIGLGLVLFSLENTEPTVIQVVPGYQVQAPLAIELIFAMGIGAVLAWLFSIWNRLQRQVDLLRQRRQLRQKDRKIEDLEQDLQGYKIELEQQRKLPPSEGDQADGENQTQAVAQ comes from the coding sequence ATGCGACAGATCAACTTTGCGCTCATTTTTGCCATCGGTTTGGGACTCGTTTTGTTTAGCCTCGAAAATACCGAGCCCACGGTGATTCAGGTGGTACCCGGCTATCAAGTTCAAGCCCCACTGGCCATCGAGCTAATTTTTGCCATGGGCATTGGTGCTGTGCTGGCGTGGCTGTTTAGCATCTGGAACCGGTTGCAGCGGCAAGTGGACTTGCTTCGCCAGCGGCGGCAGCTGCGCCAAAAAGACCGCAAAATTGAAGACCTCGAGCAAGACCTGCAAGGTTACAAAATCGAGCTCGAGCAGCAGCGCAAACTGCCTCCCTCCGAGGGCGACCAAGCTGATGGCGAGAACCAGACGCAGGCAGTCGCGCAGTAG
- the pdxH gene encoding pyridoxamine 5'-phosphate oxidase: MPPSQPFQPRQCSVAELRRNYAQAALSEQDAADEPLQQFRQWFEQACEADLPEPNAMTLATADANGRPSARIVLLKGFDERGFTFYTNYRSQKGRQLEANPWAALVFWWAELERQVRIEGRVGKTSASESDAYFQSRPYDSQLGAWASQQSEPLTSRRTLEQAYRQLQAQYAQGPVPRPTFWGGFRLSPDTLEFWQGRASRLHDRIRYRWTAPGDWIKERLAP; the protein is encoded by the coding sequence ATGCCGCCGTCCCAGCCTTTTCAACCACGGCAATGTTCTGTCGCCGAGCTGCGCCGAAATTACGCGCAGGCCGCACTGAGCGAGCAGGATGCGGCCGACGAACCCCTACAGCAGTTCCGGCAGTGGTTCGAGCAGGCCTGCGAAGCGGATTTGCCTGAGCCCAATGCCATGACGCTGGCCACGGCCGATGCCAATGGCCGTCCCAGCGCTCGGATTGTGCTGCTGAAAGGCTTTGACGAGCGCGGCTTTACCTTCTATACCAACTACCGCAGCCAGAAAGGCCGGCAGCTAGAGGCCAATCCCTGGGCAGCCCTGGTGTTTTGGTGGGCCGAGCTCGAGCGGCAAGTGCGCATTGAGGGCCGCGTTGGCAAAACATCCGCCTCGGAATCGGATGCCTACTTCCAAAGCCGTCCGTACGACTCGCAACTGGGGGCTTGGGCGTCCCAGCAAAGCGAGCCTCTGACCTCGCGCCGCACGCTCGAGCAAGCCTACCGGCAGCTGCAGGCGCAGTACGCTCAGGGGCCGGTGCCGCGCCCCACGTTCTGGGGCGGGTTTCGCCTGTCCCCCGATACCTTGGAATTCTGGCAAGGGCGCGCGAGCCGCTTGCACGATCGCATCCGCTACCGTTGGACGGCCCCCGGCGACTGGATCAAGGAGCGCCTGGCGCCCTAG
- a CDS encoding cobalamin biosynthesis protein CbiX: MSAPPAYLLVAHGSRDPRPQIGLEQLARRLQARLAAPEGASHLPVSDGVSTAVATASASSTALVRTASLELAPLQLHQRIVQVAQEANSAGASQLQIVPLFLLPGVHLKQDIPAEVARAQQTLAGRMPLRLRSHLGSRSSMQHLLARRFERHAAPARVLLAHGSRRTGGNQPVEAMAARLGAVAAYWSVAPTLDERLASLAQQGNEQIAIMPYFLFPGGIADAIAERVAQLRSAQPQLSLQLDEPLGATDELADAICEGLHA; this comes from the coding sequence TTGAGCGCACCGCCTGCTTACTTGCTAGTCGCGCACGGCAGCCGCGATCCGCGCCCGCAGATCGGGCTGGAGCAGCTCGCCCGCCGGTTGCAAGCGCGCTTGGCCGCCCCCGAGGGCGCGTCGCATTTGCCCGTCAGCGATGGCGTCTCGACGGCGGTCGCGACGGCATCGGCGAGCTCGACCGCGCTAGTGCGAACGGCCTCGCTGGAGCTCGCACCACTGCAGCTGCACCAGCGCATCGTGCAAGTGGCGCAAGAGGCTAACTCGGCTGGGGCTTCGCAGTTGCAGATTGTGCCGCTGTTTTTGCTGCCTGGGGTGCACCTCAAGCAAGACATCCCGGCTGAGGTGGCGCGCGCGCAGCAAACGCTGGCCGGCCGGATGCCGCTGCGGTTGCGATCGCATCTGGGCAGTCGGTCCAGCATGCAGCATCTGTTGGCCCGGCGCTTCGAGCGGCACGCAGCCCCAGCGCGCGTGCTGCTGGCCCACGGCAGCCGCCGCACCGGCGGCAACCAGCCGGTCGAGGCCATGGCTGCCCGTTTGGGGGCCGTGGCGGCCTATTGGTCGGTTGCGCCCACTCTAGACGAGCGCCTGGCATCGCTGGCCCAACAGGGCAACGAGCAAATCGCGATCATGCCCTACTTTCTGTTCCCGGGCGGGATCGCCGATGCCATTGCCGAGCGGGTGGCGCAGCTGCGCTCGGCGCAGCCACAGTTATCGCTGCAACTGGATGAACCCCTAGGCGCGACCGATGAGCTCGCCGACGCCATCTGCGAGGGGTTGCACGCATGA
- the cobA gene encoding uroporphyrinogen-III C-methyltransferase, whose protein sequence is MSRPEPYRADGADGSRSAAPGKVYLVGAGPGDPGLLTLKGKVLLEQADAVVYDALVSPTILGMIGEQAERIDAGKRRGRHSRLQAETTQLLIDKTRDCAVVVRLKGGDPFVFGRGGEEMQDLVAAGVPVEVVPGITSGVAAPAYAGIPLTHRHLGSSVAFVTGHEAAGCYRPQVDWHALARGTDMIVVYMGVRNLPAIVAQLREAGLSSQTPIALVRWGTWSQQAILTGTLATICDRMAAAQFGAPAIAAIGNIVQLSEILPTLDPPQ, encoded by the coding sequence ATGAGCCGCCCCGAGCCCTACCGGGCCGATGGCGCTGACGGGAGCCGTAGCGCCGCCCCAGGTAAGGTCTATCTGGTGGGGGCGGGTCCGGGCGATCCAGGGCTGCTGACACTCAAGGGCAAGGTCTTGCTCGAGCAAGCCGATGCTGTCGTCTACGACGCGCTGGTCAGCCCCACCATTCTGGGCATGATTGGGGAGCAGGCCGAGCGCATTGATGCGGGCAAGCGGCGCGGGCGCCACAGCCGGTTGCAAGCCGAGACAACGCAACTTCTGATCGATAAAACGCGCGATTGCGCGGTCGTCGTACGGCTCAAGGGCGGCGATCCCTTCGTCTTTGGGCGCGGTGGCGAAGAAATGCAGGATCTGGTGGCAGCCGGCGTTCCGGTTGAGGTGGTGCCCGGGATTACCTCGGGGGTGGCAGCTCCTGCCTATGCCGGCATTCCGCTGACCCACCGCCACCTCGGGTCCTCGGTTGCCTTTGTGACCGGCCACGAAGCGGCCGGTTGCTACCGGCCCCAAGTTGACTGGCACGCGCTCGCGCGCGGTACCGACATGATCGTGGTCTATATGGGCGTGCGCAACCTGCCGGCGATCGTCGCGCAGTTGCGCGAGGCCGGTTTGAGCTCGCAAACGCCCATTGCGCTGGTGCGTTGGGGCACTTGGTCCCAACAAGCCATCCTGACTGGGACGCTGGCAACCATCTGCGATCGCATGGCAGCAGCCCAATTTGGGGCGCCCGCAATCGCGGCCATCGGCAATATCGTTCAGTTAAGCGAGATCCTACCCACCCTCGATCCGCCCCAATAG
- a CDS encoding cytochrome c-550, giving the protein MLKQLIGIAIATLACILQLSVGSASALELDEQTRTVPLDAEGEQKTLSLQEAQRGKRLFNDVCAQCHFSGLTKTNPNVTLSQEDLAGAIPPRDNIEVIVDYLHEPTSYDGELDLSEYHPTVERPDLYPEMRNLTDKDLRDIAGHILIQPKVVGENWGGGKAYF; this is encoded by the coding sequence ATGCTAAAGCAACTCATTGGGATTGCCATCGCAACCCTTGCCTGCATCCTGCAACTTTCGGTCGGGAGCGCTAGCGCGCTGGAGCTAGACGAGCAAACGCGCACTGTGCCGCTGGATGCTGAAGGCGAGCAAAAGACGCTCAGTCTACAAGAGGCGCAACGCGGCAAGCGATTGTTTAACGATGTTTGCGCCCAGTGCCATTTCAGCGGCCTAACCAAAACCAATCCCAACGTCACCCTCTCGCAAGAGGATCTGGCAGGGGCCATACCGCCGCGCGACAACATCGAGGTGATCGTCGATTACCTGCACGAGCCCACCAGTTACGACGGCGAGCTCGATTTGAGCGAGTACCATCCCACCGTCGAGCGGCCCGATCTCTATCCGGAAATGCGCAACTTGACCGACAAAGACCTGCGCGACATTGCCGGCCACATTCTGATTCAGCCCAAGGTGGTAGGCGAGAACTGGGGCGGCGGTAAAGCTTATTTCTAA
- a CDS encoding photosystem II cytochrome PsbV2: MRSWLTATIGRSLRPSGLPGRAGLVLAAAGLCLACWSGPAAAAVDDYIKRYLADGPIELELDEQGNARTFTPSELGQGKQLFEDNCLSCHVGGSTLPQPEVSLSAQDLAGATPPRNNIDALVAFMRNPQTYDGRDANLLCRQVPPSWMPRERVEKIAAFILRASQKAPGWGTKDF; encoded by the coding sequence ATGCGATCCTGGCTGACTGCAACCATCGGCCGCTCGCTCCGGCCATCGGGCTTGCCCGGCCGAGCCGGGCTAGTGCTTGCCGCCGCCGGCCTCTGCCTCGCTTGCTGGAGCGGGCCGGCTGCGGCAGCTGTGGATGACTACATCAAGCGCTACCTGGCTGATGGCCCCATCGAGCTCGAGCTGGACGAGCAGGGGAACGCGCGCACCTTCACGCCCAGCGAGCTGGGCCAGGGTAAGCAGCTGTTCGAGGACAACTGCCTTAGCTGCCACGTGGGCGGATCGACCTTGCCCCAGCCTGAGGTATCGCTCTCGGCCCAGGATTTGGCGGGCGCCACGCCCCCGCGCAATAACATCGATGCGCTAGTGGCCTTCATGCGCAATCCCCAAACGTACGACGGCCGCGATGCCAACCTGCTGTGCCGTCAAGTGCCGCCTAGCTGGATGCCGCGCGAGCGCGTGGAGAAAATTGCCGCATTTATCCTGCGAGCCTCACAAAAAGCGCCCGGTTGGGGCACCAAAGACTTTTAG
- a CDS encoding plastocyanin, which yields MLKQLGLTLSALLMALAGFALSALPASAAMYEVKMGSDTGQLKYVPETLTVEPGDTVSFVMNQIPPHNVVFDAGQIPGDNALASQLSEEQLLFSPGESYKVTFPEDAPAGEYNYYCQPHRGAGMSGKIVVE from the coding sequence ATGCTAAAGCAACTCGGATTGACCCTATCGGCGCTTTTGATGGCCCTAGCTGGCTTCGCCCTGTCCGCGCTGCCGGCCTCGGCGGCAATGTACGAAGTCAAAATGGGCTCGGATACGGGGCAGCTCAAATACGTCCCCGAAACGCTCACCGTCGAACCGGGCGATACGGTCAGCTTTGTCATGAACCAGATTCCGCCTCACAACGTCGTGTTCGATGCCGGCCAGATTCCCGGCGATAACGCCCTGGCCAGCCAACTATCCGAAGAGCAACTGCTGTTCTCGCCCGGTGAGAGCTACAAAGTCACTTTCCCAGAGGATGCGCCAGCTGGCGAATACAACTATTACTGCCAACCCCACCGCGGCGCTGGCATGTCGGGCAAGATTGTCGTGGAATAG
- a CDS encoding alanine--tRNA ligase, translated as MPSAPPYLSGPQIRQTFLDFYAQRGHQVLPSASLVPEDPTVLLTIAGMLPFKPYFLGQRTPPAARVTTSQKCVRTNDIENVGRTARHHTFFEMLGNFSFGDYFKEHAIAWAWEISTQAYGLPPERLIPTVYQDDEEAFAIWRDRVGVPAERIFRMDAEENFWAAGPTGPCGPCSELYYDLYPERSGEIDLEDDSRFIEFYNLVFMEYNRDGEGTLEPLQSKNIDTGLGLERMAQILQGVSNNYETDLIFPIIRTTAEIAGIDYAQSDEPTRVSLKVIGDHVRALIHTIADGVTASNVGRGYVLRRLLRRVVRHGRTVGIEGSFLPQVAETAISLVEDHYPHVRQAERTIQAELQREEERFLATLARGEKILAEILADNPSQISGRDAFTLYDTYGFPLELTQEIAAESGLAVDLDGFEREMEAQRQRSQAVQETIDLTQQDAVAELAQQLEPTEFVGYSHHASQVQVAALLAEGQRVGSAQAGESVQVVLDRTPFYAESGGQIGDHGYLWGEDVVVRIEDVQKAGDSLYLHLGRVERGTLQQGMPASAQIDHACRRRAKAHHTATHLLHAALKQLIDPSISQAGSLVAFDRLRFDFNCPHALSQQELQQLEDQINTWIAEAHPTQEAVLPFDEAKAQGAIAMFGEKYGDHVRVIDVPGVSMELCGGTHVNNTAEIGLFKITAETGISSRVRRIEAVAGPAVLAYLNERDRIVRQLSEQFKAQPEAIPQRVSELQAELKSSQKAIASLKQELAVARSEGLLSQAETVGDAKLLVTEMEGADPDALKSAAERLQHKLGESAVVLGSVPEAGKVSLVAAFSPGLNERGLQAGQFIGGIAQICGGGGGGRPHLAQAGGRDPSQLSAALQRARERLHAELAA; from the coding sequence ATGCCTAGCGCGCCCCCCTATTTGAGCGGTCCCCAAATCCGGCAGACGTTTTTGGATTTTTACGCCCAGCGCGGCCACCAGGTGCTGCCCAGCGCCTCGCTGGTGCCTGAGGATCCGACCGTCCTGCTGACCATTGCCGGGATGCTGCCGTTCAAGCCCTACTTTTTGGGGCAGCGCACCCCACCGGCGGCGCGCGTGACCACCTCACAAAAGTGCGTTCGCACCAACGACATTGAGAACGTGGGGCGCACGGCGCGCCACCACACGTTCTTTGAGATGTTGGGCAACTTCAGCTTCGGCGACTACTTCAAAGAGCATGCTATCGCCTGGGCTTGGGAGATCTCGACCCAGGCGTACGGCCTACCGCCCGAGCGCCTCATCCCCACTGTCTATCAAGACGACGAGGAGGCGTTTGCCATCTGGCGTGATCGCGTCGGCGTCCCCGCCGAGCGCATTTTTCGCATGGACGCCGAGGAAAATTTCTGGGCAGCCGGCCCGACCGGGCCCTGCGGTCCCTGCTCCGAGCTCTACTACGACCTCTATCCCGAGCGCAGCGGCGAGATCGATTTGGAGGACGACTCGCGCTTCATCGAGTTCTACAACCTCGTCTTTATGGAGTACAACCGCGATGGCGAGGGAACCCTAGAGCCGCTGCAGAGCAAAAACATCGACACGGGCCTGGGCCTAGAGCGGATGGCGCAGATCTTGCAGGGGGTGTCCAACAACTACGAAACGGATCTGATCTTTCCCATCATCCGCACAACCGCCGAGATAGCCGGCATTGACTACGCGCAAAGCGACGAGCCCACGCGCGTCTCGCTCAAAGTCATCGGCGACCACGTGCGCGCGCTGATCCACACGATTGCCGATGGCGTCACGGCTTCCAACGTCGGGCGCGGCTACGTCCTGCGCCGCCTGCTGCGGCGGGTCGTGCGCCACGGGCGCACGGTGGGCATTGAGGGCAGCTTTTTGCCCCAGGTAGCTGAGACCGCCATCTCGCTGGTGGAAGACCACTATCCCCACGTCCGCCAGGCTGAGCGCACTATCCAAGCCGAGCTCCAGCGCGAGGAGGAGCGCTTTTTGGCGACGCTGGCGCGCGGCGAGAAGATCCTGGCCGAGATCCTGGCCGACAATCCCAGCCAAATCTCAGGCCGGGATGCCTTCACGCTCTACGACACCTACGGCTTTCCGCTAGAGCTGACCCAAGAAATTGCGGCCGAGTCGGGCCTGGCGGTGGACCTCGACGGCTTCGAGCGTGAGATGGAGGCACAGCGGCAGCGATCGCAGGCCGTGCAAGAGACAATCGACCTGACGCAACAGGATGCGGTGGCCGAGCTGGCGCAGCAGCTCGAGCCCACCGAGTTCGTGGGCTACAGCCACCACGCCAGCCAGGTGCAGGTAGCTGCCCTGCTAGCCGAGGGCCAGCGCGTTGGGTCGGCGCAAGCGGGCGAGTCGGTGCAAGTGGTGCTGGATCGAACGCCGTTTTATGCCGAATCGGGCGGGCAAATCGGCGATCACGGCTACCTCTGGGGCGAGGATGTCGTGGTGCGCATCGAGGACGTGCAGAAAGCAGGTGACTCGCTCTACCTCCACCTCGGGCGCGTCGAGCGCGGCACCCTCCAGCAGGGCATGCCCGCGAGCGCTCAAATCGATCACGCCTGCCGCCGCCGCGCCAAAGCCCACCACACCGCCACCCACCTGCTGCACGCCGCGCTCAAACAACTCATCGATCCCAGCATTTCCCAAGCGGGGTCGCTGGTGGCCTTCGACCGGCTGCGCTTCGATTTCAACTGCCCCCACGCGCTCTCGCAGCAGGAGCTGCAGCAGCTCGAGGACCAGATCAATACCTGGATTGCCGAGGCCCATCCCACCCAGGAAGCAGTGCTGCCTTTTGATGAGGCCAAAGCCCAAGGCGCGATCGCCATGTTCGGCGAAAAATACGGCGATCACGTGCGCGTGATTGATGTGCCTGGCGTCTCAATGGAGCTGTGCGGTGGCACCCACGTCAATAACACCGCCGAGATTGGGCTGTTCAAAATCACCGCCGAAACGGGCATTTCCTCGAGGGTACGGCGCATCGAGGCGGTTGCCGGACCGGCTGTGCTGGCGTACCTCAACGAGCGCGATCGCATCGTGCGGCAGCTGAGCGAGCAGTTCAAGGCGCAGCCCGAGGCCATTCCGCAGCGCGTGAGCGAGCTGCAAGCCGAGCTCAAAAGCAGTCAGAAAGCGATCGCCTCGCTCAAGCAGGAGTTGGCCGTTGCCCGCTCGGAGGGCTTGCTGTCCCAAGCCGAAACGGTAGGGGATGCCAAACTCCTGGTGACCGAAATGGAAGGGGCCGATCCGGATGCGCTCAAAAGTGCTGCCGAGCGCCTGCAGCACAAACTGGGTGAGAGTGCCGTCGTTTTGGGCTCGGTCCCAGAAGCAGGCAAAGTGAGCTTGGTTGCTGCCTTTAGCCCCGGCCTGAACGAGCGCGGCTTGCAGGCGGGTCAGTTCATTGGTGGTATCGCCCAGATTTGCGGCGGCGGCGGCGGCGGCCGGCCCCACTTGGCGCAAGCCGGCGGGCGCGACCCCAGCCAGCTATCGGCAGCCCTGCAGCGCGCCCGCGAGCGACTGCACGCGGAACTGGCTGCCTAA
- a CDS encoding choline transporter, whose protein sequence is MATNEADRNRRIERTPGDTNIQKFGFDLQPWVAFVAGGLILAFIVLTLLFQPEAKAAFERMQEAIATVGGWWYILVVNVFIGVLIVFAFGQFGRLRLGGPGAQPEFSRFAWFAMLLSAGMGIGLMFWSVAEPIFHFGSPPAFSGLEGNNPPSAEMAMTVTYFHWGLHAWGIYALVALALAFFAFNRGLPLSMRSVFYPVLGERIYDGPGHAIDILAVVATLFGLATSLGFGVKQVNAGVSELIPAVPNETWVQVLFIAIITGCATLSVVSGLQGGIRRLSELNLRVAALLMVLVLLVGPTLFILNSFVQSLGQYAANLPVLSFWTESYSGTNWQHSWTVFYWGWWISWSPFVGTFIARVSMGRTVREFVLGVLIVPSLLSFLWLSVFGGSALFQELGGLVDLQAAVSEGPEVAMFRSLAGAPLDSLWGLPIAWLTSLVAIFLVVIFFVTSSDSGSLVVDHLTSGGKLDPPIPQRVFWAVLEGVVAAVLLIGGGEQGLTALQTAAITTGLPFSVVLLLMCFSLNRGLNAEYAELEASRLQGSEAPSGPQRAPSTAQAYRE, encoded by the coding sequence ATGGCAACGAATGAGGCGGATCGCAACCGCCGGATCGAGCGCACGCCGGGCGACACCAACATCCAGAAGTTTGGTTTCGACCTGCAACCCTGGGTAGCCTTCGTTGCAGGCGGCCTGATCTTGGCCTTTATTGTCCTGACGTTGCTTTTCCAGCCGGAGGCCAAGGCTGCCTTTGAACGGATGCAGGAAGCCATCGCCACGGTGGGTGGCTGGTGGTACATCCTGGTCGTCAACGTATTTATTGGCGTTCTGATCGTATTTGCCTTTGGCCAATTCGGGCGCCTGCGCCTGGGCGGCCCAGGCGCTCAGCCCGAGTTCTCCCGCTTTGCCTGGTTCGCCATGCTGCTGAGTGCAGGTATGGGCATCGGATTGATGTTTTGGAGCGTGGCCGAGCCCATCTTTCACTTTGGTAGCCCACCAGCTTTTTCTGGATTGGAGGGCAACAATCCGCCCTCCGCCGAGATGGCCATGACGGTGACGTACTTTCACTGGGGTCTCCACGCTTGGGGCATTTACGCACTGGTAGCGCTGGCACTGGCCTTTTTTGCCTTCAACCGGGGGCTGCCGCTGAGCATGCGCTCGGTGTTCTATCCAGTGCTGGGCGAGCGCATCTATGACGGTCCCGGTCACGCCATCGACATCCTGGCAGTAGTTGCCACCCTATTTGGCCTGGCGACCTCACTCGGCTTTGGTGTCAAGCAGGTCAATGCCGGTGTTAGCGAGCTCATCCCGGCGGTTCCCAACGAGACTTGGGTTCAGGTTTTGTTCATCGCCATCATTACCGGCTGCGCGACGCTATCGGTTGTCTCGGGATTACAAGGTGGCATTCGGCGCTTAAGCGAGCTCAACTTGCGCGTAGCGGCCCTTTTGATGGTGCTGGTGTTGTTGGTTGGGCCGACCCTGTTCATTCTCAATAGCTTCGTACAGAGTCTGGGGCAGTATGCTGCCAACCTACCTGTTTTGAGCTTTTGGACCGAGAGCTATTCCGGGACTAACTGGCAGCACAGCTGGACCGTCTTTTACTGGGGTTGGTGGATCTCCTGGTCGCCGTTTGTGGGTACCTTTATTGCCCGCGTTTCCATGGGCCGAACGGTACGCGAGTTCGTTTTGGGCGTACTGATCGTCCCCTCGCTGCTGTCGTTTTTGTGGCTCTCAGTCTTTGGCGGATCGGCGCTGTTTCAGGAACTCGGTGGCTTAGTCGATCTGCAAGCCGCCGTCAGCGAGGGGCCGGAGGTGGCCATGTTCCGCTCGCTGGCAGGCGCTCCTCTCGACTCGCTTTGGGGACTGCCCATTGCCTGGCTGACCTCGCTAGTGGCCATTTTCTTGGTCGTCATTTTCTTTGTGACTTCCTCTGACTCGGGGTCGCTGGTGGTGGACCACCTCACCTCGGGCGGCAAGCTCGATCCACCTATTCCGCAGCGTGTTTTTTGGGCAGTCCTGGAAGGCGTTGTAGCAGCCGTCTTGCTTATTGGCGGCGGCGAGCAAGGCCTGACGGCCCTGCAAACGGCGGCCATTACAACGGGCTTGCCCTTCTCAGTCGTGCTGCTGCTAATGTGCTTTAGCCTCAATCGCGGCCTGAATGCCGAGTACGCCGAGCTTGAAGCATCGCGCTTGCAAGGCAGCGAAGCGCCGAGCGGGCCGCAGCGCGCCCCCTCGACAGCGCAAGCTTACCGCGAGTAA